Genomic DNA from Nitrosospira lacus:
AAAGTGCCTTGGGCCGTAGCGGGTTATTTTATGAATCTCATCTGGCGCAGTGGGTCGCGGGCACAAGGTCATTGGCGGAATTATTGCTGGAGCCACAGGCGCGCCTGTCTGGACAGCCGATCCGTTTTTTTGCAAACGCCGAGTCTAATGCGGGCGTTACCGTACCCAATAATACCACTGATGCCACCAAGGCCTTGGCGTCCGAGGTGCTTGATCCGGTTCACCCCTCCGCGATGGGTCTTGTGCGGCAACAACTGGAAGCTTTCGAGATGCGTCATTTTTCATGGCAGGGCGTCGCATGGCCCGGTCAGACCATCACATGGGAGGCGTTCGAGGAAGGACCGCAGGAGCAAAAGGAGGAGCGCGAAGGACTCGATCAGTCCGCTGCAACCTGGCAAACCTGCTTACGGTTAACGTTGCCGAACCTGGGACCGGTTACCGCCAGCTTGCGGCTCAACGCTCGCGGGACGGGTGAGATGAGCGGCGCGGAGGTACGGCTTACCGCAGCGGAGCCGATGACGGCGGCAGCTTTACGGGCAGGTGCTGTACCACTGGCGAAGGGTCTGGAGGCCGTTGGAATCAAACTGACGAGCATGGGGGTGGATCTCGATGAAGAAGAAGCCTGATCCACGCGAAGCCGCCGTCGCGCTGGCTTATCGTGCCGGGCAGTCGGCTCCGCAGGTCGTAGCCAAGGGATGTGGCTTGGTTGCCGAGAGCATAATCAGGAAAGCACGAGACCATGGCGTCTATGTGCATGAGTCGGCGGAACTGGTGTCGCTATTGATGCAAGTGGATCTGGATCAGCATATCCCGCCGCAACTGTACCAGGCGGTAGCAGAATTGCTCGCCTGGCTTTATAAGCTGGAAGCGGGCACGGTCCTTTCACTTCCCTATGCGGCTTTGCCTTCTCCATCTGAATCTAGCGGAAGAACGAAAGCCCTTCTACTCGACAAACCCGATATCTTGCCGGATAAAGCGTCAAACCGATAAATGCCGGTTTTACACCGGCATATTCATGATGTCCTGATAGGCCATGACGAGCTTGTTACGGACCTGCAGGGTGTATTGGAGCGAGATGTTCGCCTTTTGCATCGAGATCATCGCCTCGGTCAGGTTGGCGCCCGGTGCGCCCATTTCAAAATCCTGCATGAGTTTTGCGGCATTCTGTTGCGAGTTATTGACCTGATCCAGCGAGTGTTTCAATACTGCGCTGAAATCAACGCGTCCGCCTTCACCTGTTTCGCGCACGCCCGGCGTGGTTGCGCCGGACACCGGTTTGCCGGAGGCCACTGCCGCACCGGCCCGCAACTGCGCCAGCATTGCGTCTATCTTCGATACATCCATACGGTCCCCATTTTTTTATTCCGAATATGCGCACGATAGCATTGCCAGCTCAAATCCGTGCCCTGAAATGGCGGGAAAATTTGCTTCTGTTCTCCATTTTAAATTCGGCCGGGACATTGATAATGCAGTCATTCGGTTAAAGCAAGTGTTGCTTTCAATGACTGGATGCGAGTTGCATTCGATGGCTGCGAGTAAAAAAATACTTATGATTGGTATTGAATCACCGGGGAGAACATGATGACGGCAGGCGCGGAAGCGGTTGCGGTAAGCAGTCCAATGAGTTTGAGCAGTCCACAGGTTTTTCTGAGCCGGATGTCCAGTCAGCAAAAAATGGGCTTTATGCTGGCTATTTCCGCCATCATTGCATTATTCGCGGGTGGCTGGATGTGGAGTCAGGCTCCCGATTACAAGGTGCTGTTCAGCAATGTGTCCGACCGCGACGGCGGCGCCATCATCGCCTCCCTTCAGCAAATGAATGTGCCGTATAAATACGCCGATGGGGGCGGAGCGATCCTCGTGCCCGCCAAGGAGGTGCACGATGCCCGCCTCAAGCTCGCCGCGCAAGGATTGCCCAAAGGCGGCCTGGTGGGCTTCGAACTGATGGAAAACCAGAAATTCGGCACCAGCCAGTTTCTCGAACAAGTGAATTTCCAGCGCGCGCTGGAAGGTGAGCTGGCGCGCTCGGTCCAGGCGCTGGCGGCGGTCAGCAGCGCCCGTGTCCATCTGGCCATGGCCAAGCAATCGGTATTCATGCGTGAACAGCAGAAGCCCAGCGCCTCGGTGCTGGTGAATCTTTACCCGGGACGCACGCTTGATCCGCAGCAGGTGACTGCGATCATGCATCTGGTATCGAGCAGTGTTCCGAATCTGCCCATCAAGAATGTGACGGTGGTGGATCAGACCGGCAGCCTTTTAAGTAAAACCGATGAATCCAATCCCGGCACTGGTCTGGACCCCAATCAGTTGAAGTACGTGCAGGCATTGGAGCAGAGTTATGTGAAACGGATCGAGGCAATCCTCATTCCGATCGTGGGGCAGGAAAATGTGCGTGCCCAAGTTGCGGCGGATGTGGATTTCGCCCACTCGGAGCAGATGGATGAGCGCTACAAACCCAATCAGACACCGGAAAGTGCTGCATTGCGCAGCCAGCAGACATCGGAATCGATGACCTCCGGCCAGGGCGAGGGCGGGGTGCCCGGCGCGCTTTCCAATCAACCTCCGGCGCCCGCAACAGCCCCGATCACGACAGCAGCGGCTACACCTCCCAATCAGGCGCCGGCGCCTGGCGCGCCCGGTCAGGCAGGCGTGGAGCCTGCCACGCAAGCCGTGCCATCGCTGCCTGTTAATACGCGCAAGGATGCCACCACCAACTACGAGGTGGACAAAACCATCCAGCATGTACGCAAACAGGTAGGCGGAATCAGACGGCTGTCAGTTGCGGTAGTGGTCAATCACCGCAAGGTGACGGATGAGAAGGGGATAGCCAGCATGCAACCGCTGGCCGAAGCGGAAAAAGCACAGATCATGGATCTGGTGAAAGAGGCCATGGGCTTCAGCAGGGAGCGCGGAGATACTCTGAACGTGGTCAATAGCCCCTTCACGGATATAGCAAAAGAACCTGTGCCGGAGCTCCCCTTGTGGCAGCAACCGGAGATGATCGAGCTTGCCAAGGAAATCGCGAAGAATGTGTTGATCGCCGCGCTGATTCTGTACCTGGTACTCGGTGTACTGCGGCCGATGCTGAGGCGCATGAGCCAGCCACCGGCAGAGGCACCCGCATTGCTCACCGGGAATAGTGAGGATCAAGAGGCGGCGCCTGCTCTACAACAAGCGCCTCAGCTTTCCCAGTATGATGAAAAACTGGCTCTGGCCAGGCAAATGGCAAGGGACGACCCAAAGATGGTGGCGACCGTGGTTAAAAAATGGGTGGCGGGCCATGACTGAGCTGGGTGTCAATAAAAGCGCAATCCTGCTCATGTCGCTGGGCGAGGACGAAGCGGTGCAGGTGCTCAAGCATCTCACTCCCCGCGAGGTGCAGAAGGTCGGCACTGCCATGGCAAAGATCAAGAATCTGAGCCGGGATCAGATCGATAGCGTGATCAGCGATTTCTGCAACCAACCGAAAGATACGACCTCCGTTGTGGCTCTCGACCCGGAAAACTATGCCCGCTCGGTACTTCATAAAGCGTTGGGCGAGGACAAATCCGCGGATCTTATCAGCCGCATTCTGGAAGGGAGCGATACCAGCGGCATAGAGGGCCTCAAATGGATAGATTCACCGTCAGTGGCGGAGCTGATCAAGAGCGAACATCCGCAGATTATCGCCACCATCCTGGTGCACCTTGATCGTGATCAGGCAAGCGAGATTCTGGGACAGCTCCCCGAGCTGCTGCGCAACGATGTGCTGCTGCGTATTGCTACTCTTGACGGCATCCAGCCCTCGGCATTGCGGGAACTCAACGATGTGCTGACCGACTTGCTGTCGGGTAGCGAGAATATCAACAAAAGTCCGGTGGGGGGGACCCGGACCGCGGCGGAAATCATCAATTTCATGGGCAGCGCAGCCGAGACTTCCATACTTGACAATTTGCGCGAATTCGACGCGGATCTGGCCCAGAAAATAATAGACCAGATGATCGTGTTCGAAAACCTGATGGATATCGATGACCGGGGCATACAGCTGGTGCTGCGCGAGATCCAGTCCGACACGCTTATCATCGCGCTGAAAGGCGCCGCGCCGGAACTGCGAGAGAAAATATTCAAGAACATGTCCAGTCGGGCTTCGGAAATGCTGCGCGAAGATCTGGAAGCGATGGGTCCGGTGAAAGTGCGAGAGGTGGAGGCCCAGCAGAAGCATATACTGCAGACCGTCCGGCGGCTCGCCGATGAAGGTCAGATCGCGTTCGGGGGCAAGGGCGAAGAGAGTTATGTTTAAATCAGGAGTTTCTTCGTAAGTTTGCATTTCAGGCTTTTAATTCATAGCGACGCTCCAAGCTTCTGCTCCCGCCCGGGAGGGAATGACATAAGGAAACAACAAGAATGGTCAGTCAGATTATTCCTAGAGAACGACTCGCCGCCTATGAGCGCTGGGAGATGGGTGCCTTCGAAAAAACTGCTGCGTCCGCCATGGCATCGGCCGCGTGTATCAAGATCGAGGAGCCGGAACAGCAGACAGCGGTCATTCTGCCCACCGTCGAGCAGATCGAGCGGATACATCAGGAAGCGCACCAGGATGGCTACGCGGCGGGGTACAAGACAGGTCACGAGGCGGGTTATGAAGCCGGGCGCCAGCAGGCGACGATGGAAGCTGAACGATTGCAGCATCTCCTCAGCGGTTTCCAGCGGGCATTGAGTGACGCTGATCAGGCTATTGGCAACGACCTGCTTGCCCTGGCGCTCGATCTTGCCAAGCAAATGGTGCGCGAGGCCCTCAAGGTAAAACCGGAACTCGTGTTAGCAGTGGTGCGCGAAACCATGCACCATGAGTCCGCATTCAATCAGCCGCCACAGTTGCACCTGCACCCGGAAGACGCCGCTCTGGTACACGAACACCTGAAACACGAACTCAACGACTGCACGGTTCGCGTCGATACCCACTTGGAACGTGGCGATTGCAGGGTTAGGACGGGCCACGGCCAGGTGGATGCCACCCTTGCCACCCGGTGGCGGCGTATCGCGCAAGCACTGGGGCAGAACAGCAGCTGGCTGGAATAACCCTGAACCCCCATGAATGGCATAATGACACAAGCTCCCGCCGCCTATAACCCGATGGACACCCACGCCAGCCAATGGCACGGCTTTCTCAGTCGCTGCGGTGATGTAGCCGCCAGCACGGAACCCTTTCAGCGCTCAGGCAGCCTCACTCGCGTCACCGGGCTGGTAATGGAAGCAGTGGGACTCAAGCTCGCGGTAGGCAGCGGATGCACGGTGCTGATGCCCAATGGCAACAGGGTGGAAGCGGAAGTAGTGGGTTTCCACGGGGACCGGCTTTACCTGATGCCAACCCAGGACATATTCGGCCTCACTCCTGGCGCCCAGGTCATTCCATGGGAAAACACCACGAATCCCCCGACATTGGCCGGCGTTGCCAGCCATCCACGCCGCCGCGCATCTGACCGGGTCAGGCACTTCCCGGTAGGCGAAGGGCTGCTGGGGCGAGTGCTCGACGGTGCGGGGCGTCCGCTGGATGGACTCGGGCCGCTAACGGCGGAGCGCGCCGCGCCGCTCGTCAACCAGTCATTCAATCCGCTTGACCGGGAACCCATCAATCAAATACTGGATGTCGGGGTGCGTGCCATCAATGCATTGCTCACCGTGGGGCGCGGTCAACGCATGGGCCTGTTTGCGGGTTCCGGAGTGGGCAAGAGCGTCCTGCTTGGCATGATGGCACGCTATACCAGCGCCGATGTAATCGTGGTCGGATTGATCGGGGAGCGGGGGCGAGAGGTCAAGGAATTCATTGAACAAATCTTGGGGCCGGAAGGACTGGCACGCTCGGTGGTGGTTGCCGCGCCCGCCGATACCTGGCCCTTGATGCGGTTACAGGGCGCATCCTACGCCACATCCATCGCCGAATATTTTCGCGACCAGGGCAAGAACGTGCTGCTGATCATGGATTCACTCACACGCTACGCCATGGCACAGCGAGAGATTGCATTGGCGATCGGGGAGCCTCCCGCCACGAAGGGGTACCCGCCTTCCGTCTTCGCCAAACTGCCGCAACTGGTGGAGCGGGCTGGAAACGGTATCAAAGGCGGCGGCTCCATCACCGCTTTCTATACCGTATTGACCGAAGGAGACGATCAGCAGGATCCCATCGCCGATTCGGCCCGTGCAATTCTCGACGGGCACATTGTCTTGTCGCGCCAGCTTGCGGAAGGCGGACACTACCCGGCTATCGACATCGAGGCTTCGATCAGCCGTGCCATGTCGAGCCTGATTACACCAGAATACTTCGAGCAGGTGCGCGGTTTCAAGCAACTCTACTCACGTTATCAGCGTTCACGCGATCTGATCAGTGTCGGGGCTTACGCGCCTGGCAGCGATCCATTGCTGGACCGGGCGATCGTGTTGCATCCCCGGCTGGAAGCGTTCCTTCAGCAGGGAATGTTCGAATGTGCCGGTCATGCGGACAGTGCCGCGAAATTGGGAGCAATGCTGGCTCCGCAAAATTGATTGATTCTATTTAAATTCTAATAGAACCCCTAATAGAACCCATGGAGATCTGACTGAAAATGGCGAAACAGTCCGCTTTGGATACCCTGCTCGAGCTTGCTCAGACGCGCACTGACGACGCAGCGAAACGGCTGGGCGTGCTAAACGCGCAAGGTATCGACATGGAAGCCAAGCTTGCCCTGCTGGTGCAATATTGGCAGGAATACTCTTCTCGCTTCCAGGCATCGATGCAGCAGGGGATAACGGCATCCGACTGGCGCAATTACCAGGAATTTCTCGACAAACTGGATGCTGCCATCGTGCAGCAACGCGGGCTTTTGGCTGCCACGCGGCAACGGGTCGAAGCCGGCCGGGTTGACTGGCAGACGGCGAGACGCACCCTTAAATCCTATCATACCCTGGCGCAGCGGCAGATGAGAGTGGAATTAATGCATCTGGCAAGGCATGAACAAAAAGAAACCGACGAGCGCGCGGTGAATGCCGCCGCCCACCCGAAAGAATCGTACTAAGCGTAAAACAACCACCCCCTCACAACCGGGAATATGCAATGCTAACCTCAACCATGCTACAGAATTCACCCAACAATATACCGCCTTCCGCAATCAGGAATACTGCCTGTGCCGCTAATGCAGACGAGGATGCACCGACCACCCGCTTCGGCAAGGCACTGGAGCAGGAAATGAACGCTATGGGCGATATGCCTGCAACCCATCCAGCAAATCCGAATGCAAAGGCCGACGATATTGCCGAGAGTACGGTTACGGTTGCCCCCGATTTGAGAAATATGACGGATGCCCAGGATTCCAAGGAAGTGGAGGGCTTGCAAGATTTTAAGGATTTGAAGGATTTGGAGGATGCAAAGAACATGAAGGACAGGAAGAATATGAAGGATGTGAAGGGCTGGGGCGTCAACAGTCCTGAAAGGCAGGAACCAAGGGAAACGAGGATCGATACTACCGCCGCCTCTCCCCAATTGATGGATCTCGCCGGTATCCTGCACGGGCTGATTGCCGCCTACCGGCCTGAAGGCAGAACCGGCGCTCAAGCCAATACCGCAACCGATGCTGCTCATTCCTTAGCTGATATATCGATGGATCCGGCAACCGCCACCGAACAGCAGGGCGGTCTCGGAGTCATGCAGCCCGTCACCGCGCATCCCGGTGGCGATGGAAAAATCGGGATGCCTGCCGTAGCGGCAATCACGGATACCAGCATTCCAATGTCCAGGAGCCCCGGCATGCTGGCTGCTGTATTGGCCCCATCGCCAAGAGCGAAACACGCCATCGATAGCCAGGATATCCAGAGCGGGGCGGCAATCAAGCTGGACCCGGACCGCACGCCGAGCGAGCCGCAACCAATCGAGTCTGGTGTGTGGACCCCCAATCAGCCTATCAATATTGGCGGGCCTGGAAAATCGTTGCCGGAGCCCGCACCCAACGCTTTCAGGGATTTTCCCATGACGGATCTCCTCGCTGCGGGATTACCCAATACACCGGTGCCGCTTGCTGCCATTCCGGCTGAGCGCGGCATTGCACCAGCCGCAGGCACGTTTGCCCACACTGCGCCCGGACTGGAGCCTCGTATCGGCGCGACCGGTTGGGACAACGCCTTGGGACAGAAAGTCCTGTGGATGGTTTCCAATCAACAGCAGGTGGCGGAGTTGAATCTTAATCCGCCCGATCTGGGTCCCTTGCAGGTGGTTCTGTCCATCACCAACGATCAGGCCAGCGCGACATTTGTTTCGCAGCATGCCGATGTACGGCAAGCGCTGGAAGCCGCGCTGCCGCGCCTCAAGGAAATGATGGCGGACAGCGGAATCAGCCTGGGCGAGACCACTGTCAGTGCCGATTCCTCACAACGGCAGGGGGAATTCGAGCAGCAGGATCGTTCTCCCACGCGCAACGGAGGAAACAAGGAAACAATGGCGGTGCCAAATATTAAAAGCGCTGATATCGGCATGGGCCGTATTCATGCCGCTGGAAACCGGTTGGTGGATACGTTTGCCTAGCAGCCTGCCGGACTTAATGAAAACGGGTGTCGAGAACCGAGCCGGCCGCCATTCTGCCTTTTTTTTTATGAATTGCATAAATCCCCTCTAAAGAAAGTGCCGGCGCGGCCGTTATCAAGTTATTGCTAGTAAAAACCATGTTATCGGGATCGGCATGCACGGCACCTATGATTACTGGCTGGTCGCACTATCGCTCATTGTGGCCATGCTTGCCTCTTATACCGCGCTCGACCTGTCAAGCCACATTTCCGTATTGACGCGCCCCAGGTTTCGCCATGCATGGCTCGCCGGCGGTGCGGCGGCGATGGGTATCGGCATCTGGTCGATGCATTTCATCGGGATGCTCGCCTTTTCGCTGCCCATTCCGCGCGGTTACGATTTGGCGACTATCGGCTACTCGCTCGTAATCGCGATACTGATCTTCTATTTCGTGCTGTATATCGCCACGCAAACGAAACCGACATCGCTGCACCTCATTACAGGCGGCACCCTTATGGGCCTGGGAATCTCCGGCATGCATTACACCGGCATGGCCGCCATGCAGATGCAACCGGGCATTCACCATGATCCGACTCTGTTTGCCACTTCGATTGTCATTGCCATCGCCGCGTCCAATGCCGCACTGTGGATTGCGCATACGCTACGTGATGCGGATCAGACTCACTTGATCGCCAAACGCATCGGTGCCGCTTTCCTGATGGGCGCCGCGATTACCGGCATGCACTATACCGGGATGGCCGCCGCCCATTTCTCCCCGGATTCGGTGAGCGGCGTAGCCAATGGCATCGATTTGCAACGGTTCGACACCACAATCATTCTGCTCACATTCGCGCTCCTGATTGTGACGCTCGTATTGTCGCGCTTCGATGCGAGGACAAATTTACTTGCCGGCTCAGTATCCCGGCTCAATGGTCAGATCGTCCGCCTGGCGACATTGGATACGCTGACGGGGCTGCCGAATCGCTGGACGTTCATGGAGCGGATGGAACACGCGATTCACGCATCCAGGCACCACCAGAATATGTTTGCCATCCTGTTCATGGATCTTGATGGGTTCAAGATTATCAATGACTCACTTGGGCACTCAGCCGGGGATGAAATCCTGAAAGCCTTCGCACAAAGGTTACTGCATTGCGTGCGTGGTGGCGACACGGTTGCCCGGCTGGGCGGGGATGAATTCGTGGTGTTGGTCGAAAACCTTGCGTCGCCGGACGAGGCCGCGAAAATGGCGGAAAGTGTACTCAGTCGCATGCGCCAAGGCCAATGGTCGGATAGCCAGCCTCTGCAGGTAATGCCAAGCATCGGTATTTCCCTGTTCCCGCAAGATGGCGATACTGCGGAAGTATTGCTGAAGAATGCAGATGCTGCGATGTACGAAGCAAAACGTGGCGGGCGCAGCACATACCGCTTCTTTGAGGCAAGCATGAATGAGGCGGCTACCCGCACGTTAAAGATTCAACATGCCTTGCATGAAGCACTTGGAGCCGACTATTTTTCTCTGTATTTCCAGCCAAAATTCCGCGGCGGCAATGGCGAGCTGACCGGTGCCGAGGCACTGCTCCGCCTGCGCCATCCGGAGCTCGGGCTCTTGCCGCCAA
This window encodes:
- the fliF gene encoding flagellar basal-body MS-ring/collar protein FliF, translated to MTAGAEAVAVSSPMSLSSPQVFLSRMSSQQKMGFMLAISAIIALFAGGWMWSQAPDYKVLFSNVSDRDGGAIIASLQQMNVPYKYADGGGAILVPAKEVHDARLKLAAQGLPKGGLVGFELMENQKFGTSQFLEQVNFQRALEGELARSVQALAAVSSARVHLAMAKQSVFMREQQKPSASVLVNLYPGRTLDPQQVTAIMHLVSSSVPNLPIKNVTVVDQTGSLLSKTDESNPGTGLDPNQLKYVQALEQSYVKRIEAILIPIVGQENVRAQVAADVDFAHSEQMDERYKPNQTPESAALRSQQTSESMTSGQGEGGVPGALSNQPPAPATAPITTAAATPPNQAPAPGAPGQAGVEPATQAVPSLPVNTRKDATTNYEVDKTIQHVRKQVGGIRRLSVAVVVNHRKVTDEKGIASMQPLAEAEKAQIMDLVKEAMGFSRERGDTLNVVNSPFTDIAKEPVPELPLWQQPEMIELAKEIAKNVLIAALILYLVLGVLRPMLRRMSQPPAEAPALLTGNSEDQEAAPALQQAPQLSQYDEKLALARQMARDDPKMVATVVKKWVAGHD
- a CDS encoding EscU/YscU/HrcU family type III secretion system export apparatus switch protein translates to MKKKPDPREAAVALAYRAGQSAPQVVAKGCGLVAESIIRKARDHGVYVHESAELVSLLMQVDLDQHIPPQLYQAVAELLAWLYKLEAGTVLSLPYAALPSPSESSGRTKALLLDKPDILPDKASNR
- the fliE gene encoding flagellar hook-basal body complex protein FliE, with product MDVSKIDAMLAQLRAGAAVASGKPVSGATTPGVRETGEGGRVDFSAVLKHSLDQVNNSQQNAAKLMQDFEMGAPGANLTEAMISMQKANISLQYTLQVRNKLVMAYQDIMNMPV
- the fliJ gene encoding flagellar export protein FliJ, encoding MAKQSALDTLLELAQTRTDDAAKRLGVLNAQGIDMEAKLALLVQYWQEYSSRFQASMQQGITASDWRNYQEFLDKLDAAIVQQRGLLAATRQRVEAGRVDWQTARRTLKSYHTLAQRQMRVELMHLARHEQKETDERAVNAAAHPKESY
- a CDS encoding putative bifunctional diguanylate cyclase/phosphodiesterase; translated protein: MHGTYDYWLVALSLIVAMLASYTALDLSSHISVLTRPRFRHAWLAGGAAAMGIGIWSMHFIGMLAFSLPIPRGYDLATIGYSLVIAILIFYFVLYIATQTKPTSLHLITGGTLMGLGISGMHYTGMAAMQMQPGIHHDPTLFATSIVIAIAASNAALWIAHTLRDADQTHLIAKRIGAAFLMGAAITGMHYTGMAAAHFSPDSVSGVANGIDLQRFDTTIILLTFALLIVTLVLSRFDARTNLLAGSVSRLNGQIVRLATLDTLTGLPNRWTFMERMEHAIHASRHHQNMFAILFMDLDGFKIINDSLGHSAGDEILKAFAQRLLHCVRGGDTVARLGGDEFVVLVENLASPDEAAKMAESVLSRMRQGQWSDSQPLQVMPSIGISLFPQDGDTAEVLLKNADAAMYEAKRGGRSTYRFFEASMNEAATRTLKIQHALHEALGADYFSLYFQPKFRGGNGELTGAEALLRLRHPELGLLPPMEFIPIAERSGQIVQIGYWVVRETCRQIRRWKESGLPAIKVAINLSPRQLEQSDLVATILDIVRSEQVPCEQIMFEITETIAMQDAPKTTNMIREFQENNFEIAIDDFGTGYSSLAYLQRFRAKQLKIDRFFTNGLDEYDREGSAIVSAIIKLAHSLEMEVVAEGVETASQLAKLKSMMCDQMQGFLLGKPLTVEEFSTLLHGQKGGNVIMLEKYRASA
- a CDS encoding flagellar hook-length control protein FliK, whose product is MLTSTMLQNSPNNIPPSAIRNTACAANADEDAPTTRFGKALEQEMNAMGDMPATHPANPNAKADDIAESTVTVAPDLRNMTDAQDSKEVEGLQDFKDLKDLEDAKNMKDRKNMKDVKGWGVNSPERQEPRETRIDTTAASPQLMDLAGILHGLIAAYRPEGRTGAQANTATDAAHSLADISMDPATATEQQGGLGVMQPVTAHPGGDGKIGMPAVAAITDTSIPMSRSPGMLAAVLAPSPRAKHAIDSQDIQSGAAIKLDPDRTPSEPQPIESGVWTPNQPINIGGPGKSLPEPAPNAFRDFPMTDLLAAGLPNTPVPLAAIPAERGIAPAAGTFAHTAPGLEPRIGATGWDNALGQKVLWMVSNQQQVAELNLNPPDLGPLQVVLSITNDQASATFVSQHADVRQALEAALPRLKEMMADSGISLGETTVSADSSQRQGEFEQQDRSPTRNGGNKETMAVPNIKSADIGMGRIHAAGNRLVDTFA
- a CDS encoding flagellar assembly protein FliH, which gives rise to MVSQIIPRERLAAYERWEMGAFEKTAASAMASAACIKIEEPEQQTAVILPTVEQIERIHQEAHQDGYAAGYKTGHEAGYEAGRQQATMEAERLQHLLSGFQRALSDADQAIGNDLLALALDLAKQMVREALKVKPELVLAVVRETMHHESAFNQPPQLHLHPEDAALVHEHLKHELNDCTVRVDTHLERGDCRVRTGHGQVDATLATRWRRIAQALGQNSSWLE
- a CDS encoding flagellar hook-length control protein FliK, whose translation is MFAFNALNALTRISPGLALARRQSGDVQLLAGLEPGQRLRATVQSNLANGEFMVALDARNSGSAGSGQTLHMRLPAGVRSGDVLNLIFVSREPQPTFTLTSDASPAGVFSRLSEAGRLIDSLLRHPVFPSGSATLSSAASFQFPLLATPPTNGADLARSLESALGRSGLFYESHLAQWVAGTRSLAELLLEPQARLSGQPIRFFANAESNAGVTVPNNTTDATKALASEVLDPVHPSAMGLVRQQLEAFEMRHFSWQGVAWPGQTITWEAFEEGPQEQKEEREGLDQSAATWQTCLRLTLPNLGPVTASLRLNARGTGEMSGAEVRLTAAEPMTAAALRAGAVPLAKGLEAVGIKLTSMGVDLDEEEA
- the fliG gene encoding flagellar motor switch protein FliG, whose product is MTELGVNKSAILLMSLGEDEAVQVLKHLTPREVQKVGTAMAKIKNLSRDQIDSVISDFCNQPKDTTSVVALDPENYARSVLHKALGEDKSADLISRILEGSDTSGIEGLKWIDSPSVAELIKSEHPQIIATILVHLDRDQASEILGQLPELLRNDVLLRIATLDGIQPSALRELNDVLTDLLSGSENINKSPVGGTRTAAEIINFMGSAAETSILDNLREFDADLAQKIIDQMIVFENLMDIDDRGIQLVLREIQSDTLIIALKGAAPELREKIFKNMSSRASEMLREDLEAMGPVKVREVEAQQKHILQTVRRLADEGQIAFGGKGEESYV
- the fliI gene encoding flagellar protein export ATPase FliI; its protein translation is MTQAPAAYNPMDTHASQWHGFLSRCGDVAASTEPFQRSGSLTRVTGLVMEAVGLKLAVGSGCTVLMPNGNRVEAEVVGFHGDRLYLMPTQDIFGLTPGAQVIPWENTTNPPTLAGVASHPRRRASDRVRHFPVGEGLLGRVLDGAGRPLDGLGPLTAERAAPLVNQSFNPLDREPINQILDVGVRAINALLTVGRGQRMGLFAGSGVGKSVLLGMMARYTSADVIVVGLIGERGREVKEFIEQILGPEGLARSVVVAAPADTWPLMRLQGASYATSIAEYFRDQGKNVLLIMDSLTRYAMAQREIALAIGEPPATKGYPPSVFAKLPQLVERAGNGIKGGGSITAFYTVLTEGDDQQDPIADSARAILDGHIVLSRQLAEGGHYPAIDIEASISRAMSSLITPEYFEQVRGFKQLYSRYQRSRDLISVGAYAPGSDPLLDRAIVLHPRLEAFLQQGMFECAGHADSAAKLGAMLAPQN